One region of Pan paniscus chromosome 5, NHGRI_mPanPan1-v2.0_pri, whole genome shotgun sequence genomic DNA includes:
- the SUMO4 gene encoding small ubiquitin-related modifier 4, giving the protein MANEKPTEEVKTENKNHINLKVAGQYGSVVQFKIKRQTPLSKLMKAYCEPRGLSVKQIRFRFGGQPISGTDTPAQLEMEDEDTIDVFQQPTGGVY; this is encoded by the coding sequence ATGGCCAACGAAAAGCCCACAGAAGAAGTCAAGACTGAGAACAAGAATCATATTAATTTGAAGGTGGCGGGACAGTATGGTTCTGTGGTGCAGTTTAAGATTAAGAGGCAGACACCACTTAGTAAACTAATGAAAGCCTACTGTGAACCACGGGGATTGTCAGTGAAGCAGATCAGATTCCGATTTGGTGGGCAACCAATCAGTGGAACGGACACACCTGCACAGTTGGAAATGGAAGATGAAGATACAATTGATGTGTTTCAACAGCCTACGGGAGGTGTCTACTGA